A genomic window from Deltaproteobacteria bacterium includes:
- a CDS encoding zinc-binding dehydrogenase — translation MQLMADTQSLTAVMTDIRRIEMRHYPVPKPGRSDAILKVELCGICGSDYHYYTEGHHWPYQAPPQIMGHEVVGRISDISADAARHWNVKAGDLVIVESAVTCRRCRYCITGNSSLCSTKRSYGMSASMHEPPYLWGGYSQYMYLHPDALVHVVPPPVTEHEAVLFSPLANGVKWAARVPNLGLGDSIVILGPGQQGLGCVLAASMAGANPIVVAGLERDAKRLAVAKELGATHTIVSEQAPLAEQVKNILGPEMADVVVDVTGSTAAQAVAVDLARRGGTVVLGGRTPGKTVPFVMDKLTARGIKLIGVRAHESEDCRKALAVIAARRELLSKLLTHEVPLTQADLALRLIGQEIPGEEAIHVALNPWKE, via the coding sequence ATGCAGCTCATGGCTGACACTCAATCGCTCACTGCGGTGATGACCGACATCCGGCGCATCGAAATGCGCCACTACCCGGTGCCGAAACCGGGGCGCTCCGACGCAATTCTCAAAGTCGAGCTGTGCGGCATTTGCGGCAGCGACTATCACTACTATACGGAAGGCCATCACTGGCCCTATCAAGCGCCGCCGCAGATCATGGGTCACGAAGTGGTCGGCCGCATCAGCGATATCAGCGCCGATGCTGCGCGCCACTGGAATGTCAAAGCAGGCGATCTCGTCATCGTCGAGTCGGCGGTCACCTGCCGGCGCTGCCGCTATTGTATCACCGGCAATTCCTCGCTCTGCTCGACCAAACGCAGCTACGGCATGAGCGCGAGCATGCACGAGCCGCCTTATCTCTGGGGCGGCTACTCGCAATATATGTATCTGCATCCGGACGCGCTCGTCCACGTCGTGCCGCCGCCGGTCACCGAACACGAAGCGGTGCTGTTCAGCCCGCTCGCCAACGGCGTCAAGTGGGCCGCGCGCGTGCCCAATTTGGGGCTGGGCGATTCGATCGTCATTCTCGGTCCGGGCCAGCAAGGTTTGGGCTGCGTATTGGCAGCGTCAATGGCTGGCGCTAACCCAATCGTCGTCGCCGGCCTTGAGCGCGACGCCAAGCGTTTAGCGGTAGCCAAGGAGTTGGGCGCCACACATACGATCGTTTCCGAGCAGGCACCTTTGGCCGAGCAAGTCAAAAATATCCTCGGGCCGGAAATGGCCGACGTCGTCGTCGACGTCACCGGCAGCACGGCGGCGCAGGCCGTGGCCGTCGATCTTGCGCGCCGCGGCGGCACGGTGGTGCTCGGCGGCCGCACGCCCGGCAAAACCGTTCCCTTCGTCATGGATAAATTGACCGCCCGCGGCATCAAGTTGATCGGTGTGCGCGCCCACGAGTCGGAAGATTGCCGCAAAGCCCTGGCGGTGATCGCCGCGCGGCGTGAGTTGTTGTCGAAATTGCTGACCCACGAAGTGCCGCTAACTCAAGCCGATCTGGCGCTGCGCCTGATCGGCCAAGAGATCCCCGGCGAAGAGGCGATCCATGTGGCGCTGAACCCGTGGAAGGAATGA
- a CDS encoding ABC transporter substrate-binding protein, with the protein MKRLRILSLSLFTLLLFAVSANAAQSQWSPAMQALIKDATKEGALKLSWGEGTLGGTKRMALYEQLLNKTYGTNIKIGFTPGPSMPAMGSQIATELAAGQTAVTDLYIGSESYLVPLVNRKIFQPVEWQKLLPGRITNQMVEGDSQSLRVYSGLPGTPYNKARVPKNEAPKSLKDFLKPYWKGKIASTPYVTGLNLLAAKELWGRDVALDYVRQFSKQIAGLIRCNEMERVVTGEFLSLVMDCNGARTFELQTQGAPLEHVIPSDAAMVRHFYLNVPKNAEHPNAAKLFAAFMLTKEGQKLLWESDFSDLYHFPESQLGQKVRAMEKRGVKFFVPTLQWVNDNPEIEKVSEEMVKLVSQK; encoded by the coding sequence ATGAAACGATTACGAATCTTGTCCCTGTCTTTATTCACCCTGCTGCTCTTCGCGGTCAGCGCCAACGCGGCCCAATCCCAATGGTCACCCGCCATGCAGGCACTGATCAAGGACGCCACCAAAGAAGGCGCGCTCAAGCTCAGCTGGGGCGAAGGCACACTCGGCGGCACCAAGCGCATGGCGCTCTACGAGCAGTTGCTCAACAAAACCTACGGCACCAATATCAAAATCGGCTTTACGCCAGGGCCGTCGATGCCCGCCATGGGCAGCCAGATCGCCACCGAGCTCGCCGCCGGACAAACCGCCGTCACCGACCTCTACATCGGCTCGGAGAGTTACCTCGTGCCGCTGGTCAACCGGAAAATTTTCCAGCCGGTGGAATGGCAAAAGCTTTTGCCCGGCCGGATCACCAACCAAATGGTCGAAGGCGACAGCCAGAGCCTGCGGGTCTATTCGGGCCTGCCGGGCACGCCCTACAACAAGGCGCGGGTGCCGAAAAATGAAGCGCCGAAGAGTCTGAAAGATTTCTTGAAACCGTATTGGAAAGGCAAGATCGCGTCGACGCCCTACGTTACCGGTTTGAATCTGCTCGCCGCTAAAGAACTCTGGGGCCGCGACGTGGCCCTCGACTACGTCAGACAATTCTCCAAGCAGATCGCTGGTCTGATCCGTTGCAATGAGATGGAGCGCGTCGTCACCGGCGAGTTTCTCTCCCTGGTAATGGACTGCAACGGCGCCCGAACCTTCGAGCTACAAACCCAAGGCGCACCGCTGGAACATGTCATTCCATCCGACGCCGCCATGGTGCGCCATTTCTATTTGAACGTGCCCAAGAACGCCGAACACCCCAACGCCGCGAAACTGTTTGCCGCCTTCATGCTCACCAAAGAAGGGCAGAAGCTTTTGTGGGAAAGCGATTTTTCCGATTTGTATCACTTCCCTGAATCACAGCTCGGCCAAAAAGTCCGCGCCATGGAAAAACGCGGCGTCAAGTTTTTCGTGCCGACGCTGCAATGGGTCAACGACAATCCGGAGATTGAAAAAGTTTCCGAAGAGATGGTCAAACTCGTCAGCCAGAAATGA
- a CDS encoding ABC transporter substrate-binding protein has translation MIKKKTPLIVLAACVALLCAATTSAQEKRKLRITNAGFTMTALPLLAAKDWRIFDANGLDMEVILMQSQLVPPALTQGDIDYQAGVGPASVNATMSGFATHAIWFSTDRISYWLMAKPQYKTLESLKGKKVALTGLGGPVHVAFNMALEKMGANPRDYVLVSIAGQQIQQLISLEAGYVDAAVLSPPVTLGALKKGFAKVLDVGSMVEMPGGGLTTLAKTIQERPADTKRVIRALQMAKEEIRKNKPRSIDLIVKLLKMDKEAAADTYEQFLATVSPSGVPTRVGMDILVKAVQSQGRHVDKKPAFSDIADDRLAAEVAKEMGYK, from the coding sequence ATGATCAAGAAAAAGACGCCGTTAATCGTCCTTGCAGCATGCGTTGCGTTGCTGTGCGCAGCCACAACCTCCGCCCAAGAAAAGCGCAAGCTGCGCATCACCAATGCCGGCTTCACCATGACCGCGCTGCCGCTGCTGGCGGCCAAGGACTGGCGCATCTTCGACGCCAACGGCTTGGACATGGAAGTGATCTTGATGCAGTCGCAGCTCGTGCCGCCGGCATTAACGCAGGGTGACATCGACTATCAGGCCGGCGTCGGACCGGCGTCCGTGAATGCGACCATGAGCGGCTTCGCCACCCACGCGATCTGGTTTTCCACCGACCGGATTTCCTATTGGTTGATGGCCAAGCCGCAATACAAGACGCTCGAAAGTTTGAAGGGCAAAAAAGTCGCCCTCACCGGTCTCGGCGGCCCCGTGCATGTGGCATTTAATATGGCGCTGGAAAAGATGGGCGCCAACCCGCGCGACTACGTGTTGGTTTCCATCGCCGGACAGCAGATACAGCAGTTGATTTCGCTTGAAGCCGGTTACGTCGACGCCGCCGTGCTGTCGCCGCCGGTCACCCTCGGCGCGCTGAAAAAGGGCTTTGCAAAAGTTCTCGACGTCGGCTCCATGGTGGAGATGCCGGGCGGCGGATTGACGACGCTCGCAAAAACAATTCAAGAACGGCCGGCCGACACCAAACGCGTCATCCGCGCCTTGCAGATGGCCAAGGAAGAAATTCGCAAGAACAAACCGCGCAGCATCGACCTGATCGTCAAGCTGCTCAAGATGGACAAGGAAGCGGCGGCTGACACCTACGAACAGTTTCTCGCCACAGTCAGTCCTTCCGGCGTGCCGACGCGCGTTGGCATGGACATCTTAGTTAAAGCCGTGCAGTCGCAAGGCCGCCACGTCGACAAGAAACCGGCCTTCAGCGACATCGCCGATGACCGCTTGGCGGCCGAAGTGGCCAAGGAGATGGGCTACAAATAA
- a CDS encoding FAD-dependent oxidoreductase, translating into MDEITSDVLVVGGGLAGFTSAVRAAESGAKVVLIDKSDKPLGDGNSLMTSGSLGAGGKSPKTLVVDLYRCAMAEGIAIPDLAKSWAESCGRAVDWLHNVGVALAETAPGRLWLDQQSEISLAPVYKKDVGRRALAQLRSRLLTLGGRHCAGVEAQELIREQFQVRGVMARRNGAAIALRSRATVLCTGGFSANPAMLRRYIGAHADQCKLRGSPQCSGDGLRLALATGAKTVNLPYFYGHLIARNALDDDRFWPYPRLDNLLEEGLLVDRTARRFVDEGRGDVAVANELARTDDVTGATLIFDHATWSAARDKPASTSRAIPSANPWLWENQADIFCHNQIAGLAKILGVEGSTLTTTVEQYNRAVAMHDTLALPVVRTGNPKPLQAPYYGLRVVPGITFTMGGAAINGRGQVLNLHDHPIPGLYAAGDAIGGLMGGYKGGYLGGLMQAIVTGLLAGETAAQQARGIPG; encoded by the coding sequence ATGGATGAAATCACGTCGGATGTTCTTGTCGTCGGCGGCGGTCTGGCGGGGTTCACCAGCGCCGTGCGCGCCGCTGAATCCGGCGCCAAAGTAGTCTTAATCGACAAGAGCGACAAGCCCCTGGGTGACGGCAATAGCCTGATGACATCGGGCAGCTTGGGCGCCGGCGGGAAGAGTCCGAAAACTTTGGTGGTAGATCTATACCGCTGCGCCATGGCAGAAGGCATTGCCATTCCCGATCTGGCAAAGTCCTGGGCCGAAAGCTGCGGCAGAGCGGTCGACTGGCTGCACAACGTCGGCGTGGCTCTCGCGGAAACTGCGCCGGGCCGCCTGTGGTTGGATCAACAGAGCGAGATTTCCCTTGCGCCGGTTTACAAGAAAGACGTCGGACGGCGCGCGTTGGCGCAGCTGCGCTCACGTTTGCTCACCCTGGGCGGGCGCCACTGCGCCGGCGTCGAGGCACAGGAGCTAATCCGCGAGCAGTTTCAGGTGCGCGGCGTCATGGCGCGGCGAAACGGTGCGGCGATCGCGCTGCGCAGCCGCGCCACGGTGCTCTGCACCGGCGGCTTTAGCGCCAACCCGGCGATGCTGCGCCGCTACATCGGCGCCCACGCCGACCAATGCAAACTGCGCGGCTCACCCCAGTGCAGCGGCGACGGCTTGCGTCTGGCGTTGGCCACCGGCGCGAAAACAGTTAACTTGCCATACTTCTACGGCCATTTGATTGCGCGCAACGCGCTCGACGACGACCGCTTCTGGCCCTATCCGCGTTTGGACAATCTGCTCGAAGAAGGTTTACTGGTCGATCGGACGGCTCGCCGCTTTGTCGATGAAGGGCGCGGCGACGTGGCCGTCGCCAACGAACTGGCGCGCACCGACGATGTCACCGGCGCGACGCTGATTTTCGATCACGCGACCTGGAGCGCTGCACGCGACAAGCCGGCGTCGACTTCACGCGCCATTCCCAGCGCCAACCCCTGGCTGTGGGAAAACCAAGCCGATATTTTCTGTCACAACCAGATCGCCGGACTTGCGAAGATTCTCGGCGTCGAGGGCTCGACACTCACGACCACCGTGGAGCAGTACAATCGCGCGGTGGCGATGCACGATACTTTGGCGCTACCGGTCGTGCGCACTGGCAACCCGAAACCTCTGCAGGCGCCCTACTATGGTTTGCGCGTCGTGCCCGGCATCACATTCACCATGGGCGGCGCCGCTATCAATGGCCGCGGCCAAGTGCTCAACCTTCACGATCATCCGATCCCAGGACTTTACGCCGCCGGCGACGCCATCGGCGGGCTCATGGGCGGCTACAAGGGAGGCTACTTGGGCGGATTGATGCAAGCGATCGTGACCGGACTGTTGGCCGGCGAAACCGCCGCGCAGCAGGCCCGCGGCATTCCTGGCTGA
- a CDS encoding ABC transporter substrate-binding protein — protein MSITKKLAHWVTHPFFLRLWLAALLTLLCSQASVDAAVPRLRAGFASPSINVAILWVTNDGKLFEKNGVEVEALYLESTLSQKALIAGNIDFAMMTANNMAAPRFAGADLIMLAGFINRFVYRLVVRPEINTAADLKGKRVGIFRFGSVADRASRILLARLGLDPEKDVTFIQTPGADSARVQGLVGNTLDAALLNPPFYKQAVASGMKILANMEEMNIPFQHIGYVTSQRFVAKQPDIVRRIVKSFVEGIHLMRTNADFTKRVLSKYMRVNDPRDLQESYQLMRDLIPVKPYPVLEGFKIVFSELAEKVPAAKTANAKDFVDTRFLEELDRSGYIDGLYK, from the coding sequence ATGTCGATAACGAAAAAACTTGCGCACTGGGTTACCCATCCGTTTTTTCTCCGCCTTTGGCTCGCAGCGCTGCTCACTTTGTTGTGCTCTCAAGCCAGCGTCGACGCCGCCGTCCCACGGCTGCGCGCCGGCTTTGCCTCGCCGTCGATTAACGTGGCGATACTTTGGGTCACCAACGACGGCAAGTTGTTCGAGAAAAACGGTGTCGAAGTTGAGGCGCTCTATCTGGAGAGCACGCTATCGCAGAAGGCGCTGATCGCCGGCAACATCGACTTCGCCATGATGACCGCCAACAACATGGCGGCACCGCGCTTTGCCGGCGCGGATTTGATCATGCTGGCCGGCTTCATCAATAGGTTTGTCTATCGCCTCGTGGTGCGCCCCGAGATCAACACCGCCGCCGATCTCAAAGGCAAGCGCGTCGGCATCTTTCGCTTCGGCTCGGTGGCCGATCGCGCCAGCCGCATACTGCTCGCGCGACTTGGCTTGGACCCTGAAAAAGACGTCACGTTTATCCAAACTCCGGGCGCCGACTCGGCCCGGGTCCAGGGCTTGGTCGGCAACACGCTCGACGCTGCGCTGCTCAATCCGCCTTTCTACAAGCAAGCGGTGGCCAGCGGCATGAAGATTCTCGCCAACATGGAAGAGATGAACATCCCGTTTCAGCACATCGGCTACGTCACTTCCCAGCGGTTTGTCGCCAAGCAGCCCGATATCGTACGGCGCATCGTCAAATCGTTCGTCGAAGGCATTCATCTGATGCGCACCAATGCCGATTTCACCAAGCGCGTGTTGAGCAAGTACATGCGCGTCAACGACCCGCGCGACCTGCAGGAGAGCTACCAACTCATGCGTGACTTGATACCGGTGAAACCCTACCCAGTTTTGGAAGGTTTTAAGATCGTCTTTTCCGAGCTAGCGGAAAAGGTTCCTGCGGCGAAGACCGCCAATGCCAAAGACTTCGTCGACACGCGCTTCCTC
- a CDS encoding iron ABC transporter permease — protein MSKHRHRILSNCRGTADPWAVLMVGIAAFFSLLILAPLAVVFYLSFFEGSLLDAVNHYSLNNYKNVFGELFTYKVLWNTAGFSFVALVVSFFFGIPTAWLVERTDFPGKTILLTFMTIGLLIPGFAVAMGWLFLLHPRIGIVNQYLQDTFGFIDAPLSITTITGMGWVQGLNLTPVAFIMTAGAFRAMDPKLEEAAEASGASTARMISTVTIPLIWPGVLAAAIYIFTVGLSAFDVPAIIGWSNRIFTFSTYMYLMVSPQEGLPKYGASATFSIIGIILAAILGWWYARVQKRSHQYEVITGKAYQPKIVRLGKRAIVAWLFIGVYLILSKLIPLAMLLWASLLRYFEMPSVDAIARTSLQNYVGLPWELVMRGAGNTSILMLLTPTITMVVSLVFAWVVLRSKIRGRFLFDFFAFLPHAVPNIIFAMGAVLLALFVLKGFIPIYGTIWLLLLLYVIVRMSYGTRMMNSSLIQIHRELEEAAYVSGGSTWSVVRRILVPILTPPILYGWLWIALLTYRELTLAVLLSRAENTTLPVVVWSIWLSGGFGQAAALTTVMLCVLVPIIALYWYVAHRTGIGTRAM, from the coding sequence GTGTCGAAACATCGCCATCGCATACTTAGCAACTGCCGCGGCACCGCTGATCCCTGGGCCGTGCTCATGGTCGGTATTGCGGCGTTTTTCAGCCTGTTGATCCTCGCGCCCCTTGCCGTGGTCTTCTACCTGAGCTTCTTCGAAGGCTCGCTGCTAGACGCGGTCAATCACTACTCACTGAATAACTACAAAAACGTTTTCGGTGAGCTGTTTACTTATAAGGTCCTTTGGAACACCGCCGGTTTTTCGTTTGTCGCCTTGGTGGTGTCGTTTTTCTTTGGCATTCCGACCGCGTGGCTTGTCGAGCGCACCGACTTCCCTGGCAAGACTATCCTGCTCACGTTCATGACGATCGGGCTGCTCATCCCCGGCTTTGCCGTGGCCATGGGTTGGCTATTCTTGCTCCACCCGCGCATTGGTATCGTCAATCAGTATCTTCAGGATACTTTCGGTTTCATCGACGCGCCGCTAAGTATCACGACGATCACCGGCATGGGCTGGGTGCAGGGACTAAACTTGACGCCAGTGGCGTTCATTATGACCGCCGGCGCGTTTCGCGCCATGGACCCCAAACTGGAAGAAGCCGCCGAAGCCAGCGGCGCGAGCACGGCCCGGATGATTTCCACCGTGACGATTCCTTTGATTTGGCCCGGTGTGCTGGCCGCGGCCATTTACATTTTTACCGTCGGCCTTTCCGCCTTCGACGTGCCAGCGATCATCGGCTGGTCCAACCGCATTTTCACCTTCAGTACCTACATGTATTTGATGGTCAGCCCGCAGGAAGGGCTGCCCAAATATGGCGCCAGCGCAACCTTCAGCATCATCGGTATTATTCTCGCCGCCATCCTCGGCTGGTGGTACGCGCGCGTGCAGAAGCGCAGCCATCAGTACGAAGTCATCACCGGCAAAGCCTATCAGCCCAAAATCGTCCGGCTCGGCAAGCGCGCCATTGTCGCCTGGCTCTTCATTGGCGTTTATCTGATTCTCAGCAAGCTGATTCCATTGGCCATGCTGCTCTGGGCTTCGCTATTGAGATACTTTGAGATGCCGTCGGTTGACGCCATCGCGCGGACCTCTTTACAAAATTATGTCGGCCTCCCCTGGGAGCTAGTCATGCGCGGCGCGGGCAACACGTCGATTCTGATGCTCTTAACGCCGACCATCACCATGGTCGTGAGCCTGGTCTTCGCCTGGGTCGTGCTGCGCTCGAAGATACGCGGCCGCTTTCTCTTCGATTTCTTCGCTTTCTTGCCCCATGCCGTGCCCAACATTATTTTCGCGATGGGCGCCGTGTTGCTGGCGCTCTTTGTGCTGAAGGGCTTCATCCCGATTTACGGAACGATTTGGCTGCTGCTTTTGCTCTATGTCATCGTGCGCATGAGCTACGGCACGCGCATGATGAACAGCTCGCTGATTCAAATCCATCGTGAGCTCGAAGAAGCGGCCTACGTCAGCGGCGGCAGCACCTGGAGCGTCGTGCGCCGCATCCTGGTGCCGATTCTGACACCGCCGATTCTCTACGGCTGGCTGTGGATCGCGCTGCTCACCTATCGCGAGCTCACCCTCGCGGTGCTACTCTCACGCGCCGAGAACACGACCCTCCCGGTGGTTGTGTGGAGCATCTGGTTGAGCGGCGGCTTTGGCCAGGCAGCCGCCCTAACCACGGTGATGCTGTGCGTGCTGGTGCCGATCATCGCGCTCTACTGGTACGTCGCGCACCGTACAGGAATAGGCACACGAGCCATGTAA
- a CDS encoding zinc-binding dehydrogenase, translating to MTSRLRGEAFIPQRMNKTSIAAVVVGKRRIEMREFPVPEPAKDDAVLKVEACGICGSDWHYYTELNHWPYLDPPHIMGHEVVGRIGAISAGAAARWRLKEGDLVAVEAPVTCHRCRYCVTGQATLCANKRSYGISASMQDPPQLWGGYAQYMYLHPDTHLHPVPSGVTPHAAALYTCVSNGVKWAQRIPNLGLGDSVVILGPGQQGLGCVLAAAMAGANPVIVAGLEADRARLAVAKQLGATHTIVSEHAPLDEQVKKFLGPEMADVVVDVTGNPAAQMATVDLVRRGGTIVLAGRTPGHQVDLIMDKIAARGITMVGVRGHESDDIRRALAIVAARPDAAEKLSTHEVPLRDADRALRLIGQEVPGENAIHVSLNPWTD from the coding sequence ATGACTTCGCGTCTTCGTGGTGAGGCTTTTATCCCACAACGTATGAACAAAACTTCAATCGCAGCCGTGGTCGTCGGCAAGCGCCGCATCGAGATGCGCGAGTTCCCCGTGCCGGAGCCGGCCAAGGATGATGCTGTCCTAAAAGTCGAGGCCTGCGGCATTTGCGGCAGCGACTGGCACTACTACACCGAGCTTAACCATTGGCCCTATCTCGATCCGCCGCACATCATGGGCCACGAAGTGGTCGGCCGCATTGGCGCCATCAGCGCCGGCGCGGCGGCGCGTTGGCGGCTCAAAGAAGGCGATCTCGTCGCCGTGGAAGCACCGGTGACTTGCCACCGCTGCCGCTATTGTGTGACCGGACAAGCGACGTTGTGCGCCAACAAACGGAGTTACGGCATCAGCGCCAGCATGCAGGACCCGCCGCAACTTTGGGGCGGCTACGCGCAATACATGTATCTCCATCCCGACACCCATCTGCATCCCGTGCCGTCGGGCGTGACGCCGCACGCGGCGGCGCTCTACACCTGCGTCTCCAATGGCGTCAAATGGGCGCAGCGGATTCCCAATCTAGGTCTCGGCGATTCGGTCGTCATCCTCGGTCCGGGACAACAAGGGTTAGGCTGTGTGCTCGCCGCGGCGATGGCCGGCGCCAATCCGGTGATCGTCGCCGGTCTCGAAGCCGATCGTGCCAGACTCGCGGTGGCAAAACAGCTCGGCGCAACCCACACGATCGTCTCCGAGCACGCGCCGCTCGACGAACAGGTGAAAAAATTTCTCGGACCCGAGATGGCCGACGTCGTTGTCGACGTCACCGGCAACCCGGCGGCGCAGATGGCCACCGTAGATCTAGTGCGGCGCGGCGGCACCATCGTGCTGGCCGGCAGAACGCCCGGGCATCAGGTTGATTTGATCATGGACAAAATCGCCGCCCGCGGCATCACCATGGTCGGCGTGCGCGGCCACGAGTCCGACGATATCCGCCGCGCCTTGGCGATCGTCGCCGCGCGCCCCGATGCGGCGGAAAAACTAAGCACCCACGAGGTGCCGCTGCGCGATGCCGACCGCGCGCTGCGGCTGATCGGTCAGGAAGTGCCGGGGGAAAATGCGATCCATGTGTCGCTCAATCCTTGGACAGATTGA